In Oleiharenicola lentus, the following are encoded in one genomic region:
- a CDS encoding lactonase family protein has translation MTLATSLLIFLGTYTPAGGESRGIYAVRLDPATGMLSEPVLMAETPNPTFLAWHPDGRTLYALSESGTVNGKAGGALTAYRYDPAAGTLTKLNTEPTGDVGLAHVGVDATGRTAAVISYHGSYVASFPLRPDGSLGARTSLLPHTGQLGPNTKRQDKPHPHSVNFSPDNRFVYVCDLGLDRVFHYKLDPAAATLTPAGTAATVPGAGPRHSRFTKDGQFLYVIGELNGSIETFSVDAASGALTRVQVVATLPAEFTGENTCAEIRLSPDEHFVYGSNRGHDSVVVFARDAATGKLTFVERVPTGGKHPRNFNLSPDGRWLVCGNKDSDNVTVFARDASSGRLTRTAQTLKVPQAVCVLFAP, from the coding sequence ATGACCCTCGCCACCAGCCTGCTCATCTTCCTCGGCACCTACACCCCGGCCGGCGGCGAAAGCCGCGGCATCTACGCCGTGCGGCTGGACCCCGCTACCGGCATGCTCAGTGAGCCGGTGCTCATGGCCGAGACGCCCAACCCGACCTTCCTCGCGTGGCACCCCGACGGCCGCACGCTTTATGCCCTGAGCGAGAGCGGTACGGTTAACGGCAAGGCCGGCGGTGCGCTCACGGCCTATCGCTACGACCCGGCCGCCGGCACCCTGACCAAGCTCAACACCGAACCGACCGGCGATGTCGGTCTCGCCCATGTCGGCGTGGACGCCACCGGCCGCACCGCCGCCGTCATCAGTTACCATGGCAGCTACGTCGCCTCCTTCCCGCTCAGGCCCGACGGCTCGCTCGGCGCCCGCACCAGCCTGCTCCCGCACACCGGCCAGCTCGGCCCCAACACCAAGCGGCAGGACAAGCCCCACCCGCACTCGGTCAATTTCTCGCCCGACAACCGCTTCGTTTATGTCTGCGACCTCGGGCTCGACCGAGTTTTCCACTACAAGCTCGACCCCGCCGCGGCCACGCTCACGCCGGCCGGCACAGCCGCCACCGTCCCCGGTGCCGGCCCGCGCCACAGCCGTTTCACCAAGGATGGCCAATTCCTCTACGTTATCGGCGAGCTGAACGGCAGCATCGAAACCTTCAGCGTCGATGCAGCCAGCGGCGCGCTCACCCGCGTGCAGGTCGTCGCCACGCTGCCGGCGGAGTTCACCGGCGAAAACACCTGCGCCGAGATCCGCCTCAGCCCCGACGAACACTTCGTTTATGGCTCCAACCGAGGCCACGACAGCGTTGTGGTCTTCGCCCGCGACGCCGCCACCGGCAAGCTGACCTTCGTCGAGCGCGTGCCCACCGGCGGCAAACACCCGCGCAACTTCAACCTTTCCCCCGACGGCCGCTGGCTCGTGTGCGGCAACAAGGACAGCGACAACGTCACCGTCTTCGCGCGCGACGCCAGCTCCGGTCGCCTCACCCGCACCGCGCAGACCTTGAAGGTACCGCAGGCCGTGTGCGTACTGTTCGCCCCCTAA
- the lnt gene encoding apolipoprotein N-acyltransferase, which produces MTTPDNSSDPYAPRPTIWQRHPQLVWGLAVFVWTAVFTVMAFPPANGGEAAYIFALPALLWAYRKPALKAYALAVLGSQVVAWTILLGWLHHVTWAGLLLLGPFVGLLVGSWFLAAWWVIPKLAGHRAMIRIFALLGLAAFWVLLEWLRSVLFGGFPWLPLAASQWQRPLILQSASFAGAWSVSYVLIMFNAGVAAYAHRIFFEGATGLRKRSPEFMAALTLLVFTSFPFLGGMTGVQPTRLARVALVQPYIPQNQKWDARFATDVLQTLEKVTLAANDKGSPDFIVWPEAVTPWPLHLDPNVQPWLESLTRRTGKPLLMGSVAASLPGDAPDTWRNGAFLVDPVAGLTEAGYTKRKLVPFGEYVPLRSVFGWLEKVTPIGGDFIPGVSAAPVAAPVGPSRVPVGVLICYEDIFPGLARESVLSGAELLAVLTNNAWFGEGGAAYQHAAHSVLRAVENRRPVLRVGNGGWSGWIDEHGRIRNTLRNDEGSVYFRGAQTVTINRDAHWRGQQTFYTRHGDWFVALCVALVIGGYYRVLTLRPAPLRPAGESVF; this is translated from the coding sequence ATGACGACTCCCGACAATAGCTCCGACCCCTACGCGCCGCGGCCCACAATCTGGCAACGGCATCCGCAACTGGTGTGGGGGCTGGCGGTGTTCGTGTGGACGGCGGTCTTCACGGTGATGGCCTTCCCGCCGGCCAATGGCGGCGAGGCCGCCTACATTTTTGCGCTGCCGGCGCTGCTGTGGGCCTACCGCAAGCCGGCTTTGAAAGCCTACGCCCTGGCGGTGCTCGGCTCGCAGGTCGTGGCCTGGACCATTCTGCTCGGCTGGCTGCATCATGTCACCTGGGCCGGTCTGCTTCTGCTCGGGCCATTTGTCGGGTTGCTCGTTGGGTCGTGGTTCCTCGCTGCCTGGTGGGTGATTCCCAAGCTGGCGGGTCACCGCGCGATGATCCGGATCTTCGCCTTGCTCGGCCTAGCGGCGTTCTGGGTCCTGCTGGAATGGTTGCGCAGCGTGCTTTTCGGCGGGTTCCCCTGGCTCCCGCTCGCGGCGAGCCAGTGGCAGCGGCCGCTGATCCTGCAGAGCGCCTCGTTCGCCGGGGCCTGGTCCGTGAGCTATGTGCTGATCATGTTCAACGCCGGCGTGGCGGCCTACGCCCACCGCATTTTCTTCGAGGGAGCGACCGGTCTGCGCAAGCGCAGTCCCGAGTTCATGGCGGCGCTCACGCTGCTCGTGTTCACCTCCTTTCCCTTTCTCGGCGGGATGACCGGGGTGCAACCGACGCGGCTGGCCCGCGTGGCGCTCGTTCAGCCCTACATTCCCCAAAACCAAAAGTGGGACGCGCGCTTTGCCACGGATGTGCTCCAGACGCTGGAAAAGGTCACGCTGGCGGCGAACGACAAGGGTTCACCCGACTTCATCGTCTGGCCCGAAGCGGTGACGCCGTGGCCGCTGCATCTCGACCCGAATGTGCAGCCGTGGCTGGAGTCGCTGACGCGCCGCACCGGCAAACCCCTGCTCATGGGGTCGGTGGCGGCCAGCCTGCCCGGTGATGCACCGGACACCTGGCGCAACGGTGCCTTCCTGGTTGATCCGGTGGCGGGATTGACCGAGGCTGGTTACACTAAGCGCAAACTGGTCCCCTTCGGGGAATATGTGCCGCTGCGTTCGGTTTTCGGCTGGTTGGAGAAGGTGACACCGATCGGCGGCGACTTCATCCCGGGAGTCTCGGCCGCCCCGGTGGCCGCGCCGGTAGGACCCTCCCGCGTGCCGGTCGGCGTGTTGATTTGCTACGAGGATATCTTTCCCGGACTGGCCCGCGAAAGTGTGTTGTCCGGGGCTGAGCTGCTGGCCGTGTTGACGAACAACGCGTGGTTCGGCGAGGGTGGGGCGGCCTACCAACACGCGGCCCACTCGGTGCTCCGCGCGGTGGAGAACCGCCGTCCGGTGCTTCGGGTCGGCAACGGCGGCTGGAGCGGCTGGATCGACGAGCACGGCCGCATTCGCAACACCCTGCGCAACGACGAGGGCAGCGTTTATTTCCGCGGCGCACAGACCGTCACGATCAACCGTGACGCACACTGGCGCGGGCAGCAGACCTTCTATACCCGGCACGGCGACTGGTTCGTGGCCCTTTGCGTGGCCCTGGTGATTGGCGGCTACTACCGGGTCCTGACCCTGAGGCCCGCTCCGCTCCGGCCAGCAGGGGAATCGGTGTTTTAG
- a CDS encoding HAD family hydrolase has translation MIRIIGFDADDTLWRNEDIFEHAHARYRALLARYHPAAEVDRVLFATEMRNLGLYGYGVKGFTLSCVETAVELSQGRITGREIAEIIATGREMLSHPVELLAGVAEVVPQLARDYRLLLITKGDLQHQERKIAASGLAGHFHAVEIVSEKDGPAYDRIRQRHALSWAEFAMVGNSLKSDILPVLRLGGAGVHVPYHLTWQHEHVEEVPLDQPRFRRVERLADLPAVVAGL, from the coding sequence ATGATCCGCATCATCGGTTTCGACGCCGACGACACGCTCTGGCGCAACGAGGACATCTTCGAGCACGCGCATGCCCGTTATCGTGCGCTGCTCGCCCGATACCACCCGGCGGCCGAGGTGGATCGTGTGCTCTTTGCCACCGAGATGCGCAACCTCGGCCTCTACGGCTACGGCGTGAAGGGCTTCACCCTCAGCTGCGTCGAGACGGCGGTTGAGCTGTCGCAGGGCCGGATCACCGGCCGGGAAATCGCCGAGATTATTGCCACCGGCCGCGAGATGCTCTCGCACCCGGTCGAATTGCTGGCGGGAGTCGCCGAGGTGGTGCCGCAGCTCGCGCGCGACTACCGCCTGCTGCTCATCACCAAGGGCGACCTGCAGCACCAGGAACGCAAGATTGCCGCCTCGGGGCTCGCCGGGCATTTCCATGCGGTGGAAATCGTCAGCGAGAAGGACGGTCCCGCCTATGACCGCATCCGGCAGCGGCACGCGCTCTCCTGGGCGGAGTTTGCGATGGTGGGCAATTCGCTGAAGTCCGACATCCTGCCCGTGCTCCGGCTCGGCGGCGCGGGCGTGCATGTTCCGTATCACCTCACCTGGCAGCACGAGCACGTGGAGGAGGTGCCTCTCGACCAGCCGCGCTTTCGCCGCGTCGAGCGGTTGGCCGACCTGCCAGCCGTCGTGGCCGGGCTTTGA
- the secA gene encoding preprotein translocase subunit SecA, translated as MLSFILKKFAGRHHRKYIDKCRPIVARINEFELQYQNLTEEQLRAKTDEFRARLKQGESLDQILPEAFAAVKNAARRLCGRPVIVCDHELKWDMVHFDVQLIGGITLHEGRIAEMATGEGKTLVATLPLYLNALTGKNAQLVTVNDYLARRDSEWMGYLYNFLGLTVGCIQQQMHSEQRREMYARDITYGTASEFGFDYLRDNGMATRKENQVQRDHFYCIVDEIDSILVDEARTPLIISGPAPIEREQPFTRLKPGVERLVADQLRLINRLVKEASDLLEKKDATAEDKQAAALKMLQVKLGMPKNKQLLRLQENPDWRKLLDKTDVEMHSDFNKDELYKYKEELFFSIDEKNHQADLTELGRKKLRPDDPDAFVLPDLATLFIEIEKDAGKTPEEKEQAKRDAQSRYEVVSEDIHALSQLLRAYSIYERDVEYVVQEGKVVIVDENTGRIMAGRRWSDGLHQAVEAKENVTIERETRTYATVTIQNYFRMYEKLAGMTGTAETEATEFNEIYRLAVTQIPTNKPCIRIDQNDSIFKTRRDKYNAVVKQIQEANQRGQPVLVGTVTVEQSEVLSRMLKRAGVIHTVLNAKFHQQEAEIVSRAGQRGSVTIATNMAGRGTDIKLGEGVRELGGLFVVGTERHESRRIDRQLRGRCSRQGDPGQTKFFLSLEDDLMRLFLQGNLASKIMEGSMKEGEELEHKWLNYSIESAQKKVEQQNFAIRKRLLQYDDVLNKQREVIYGIRNGALHSERPKDIIFEMIEEEIANRLETANYNGKGAASSDLEALVGWLNSHFPISAKVEELKGDAESLLKAIVERIRGAYALKESVEDQQALGGLERYIVINAIDHHWQEHLTEMEELRRSIGLRSYGQKDPLSEYKGEAFRFFEELMNNVRLQICTSLFRSATNRDAFENLFAILSRSARMQGPAAAPTALSAAAQATAPAGEAPSAASAPAEQEIKLPAVTIRRETPKVGRNDPCPCGSGKKFKNCHGV; from the coding sequence ATGCTCAGTTTTATTCTCAAGAAATTCGCCGGCAGGCATCACCGCAAGTACATCGACAAGTGCCGGCCCATCGTCGCCCGCATCAACGAGTTTGAGCTGCAATACCAGAATCTGACCGAGGAGCAGCTGCGCGCCAAGACCGACGAGTTCCGTGCGCGCCTCAAGCAGGGTGAATCCCTCGACCAGATTCTGCCCGAGGCCTTTGCCGCGGTGAAAAACGCCGCCCGCCGCCTGTGCGGTCGTCCGGTGATCGTGTGCGACCACGAACTGAAATGGGACATGGTCCACTTCGACGTCCAGCTCATCGGCGGTATCACCCTGCACGAGGGCCGTATCGCCGAGATGGCGACCGGCGAGGGCAAGACCCTCGTCGCCACGCTGCCGCTCTACCTGAACGCCCTAACCGGCAAGAATGCCCAGCTCGTCACGGTCAACGACTACCTGGCCCGCCGCGACTCCGAGTGGATGGGCTACCTCTACAATTTCCTCGGCCTCACCGTCGGCTGCATCCAGCAGCAGATGCACTCCGAGCAGCGTCGCGAGATGTATGCCCGCGACATCACCTATGGCACCGCCTCGGAGTTCGGCTTCGACTACCTGCGCGACAACGGCATGGCCACGCGCAAGGAGAACCAGGTACAGCGCGACCATTTCTACTGCATCGTGGACGAGATTGACTCGATCCTCGTGGACGAGGCGCGCACGCCGCTGATCATCTCCGGCCCGGCGCCCATCGAGCGGGAGCAACCCTTCACCCGCCTCAAGCCCGGAGTCGAACGCCTCGTCGCCGACCAGCTCCGGCTTATCAACCGGCTGGTCAAGGAAGCCAGCGATCTGCTTGAGAAGAAGGATGCCACCGCCGAGGACAAGCAGGCCGCCGCCCTCAAGATGCTCCAGGTGAAGCTGGGCATGCCCAAGAACAAGCAGCTCCTCCGCCTCCAGGAGAATCCCGACTGGCGCAAGCTCCTCGACAAGACCGACGTCGAGATGCACTCCGACTTCAACAAGGACGAGCTCTACAAATACAAGGAGGAGCTGTTCTTCAGCATCGACGAGAAAAACCATCAGGCCGACCTGACCGAGCTGGGGCGCAAGAAGCTCCGTCCCGATGATCCCGACGCCTTCGTGTTGCCGGATCTGGCCACGCTCTTCATCGAAATCGAAAAGGACGCCGGCAAGACCCCCGAGGAGAAGGAGCAGGCCAAGCGTGACGCCCAGTCGCGCTACGAGGTCGTCTCCGAGGACATTCACGCCCTCTCCCAGCTGCTCCGTGCCTACTCGATCTACGAGCGCGACGTCGAATACGTCGTGCAGGAAGGCAAGGTCGTCATCGTGGACGAGAACACCGGCCGCATCATGGCCGGCCGCCGCTGGTCCGACGGCCTGCACCAGGCGGTCGAGGCCAAGGAAAACGTCACCATCGAGCGCGAGACCCGCACCTACGCCACGGTCACGATCCAGAACTACTTCCGCATGTATGAAAAGCTGGCGGGCATGACCGGCACCGCCGAGACCGAGGCCACGGAGTTCAACGAGATCTACCGCCTCGCCGTCACGCAGATCCCGACCAACAAGCCCTGCATCCGCATCGACCAGAACGACTCGATCTTCAAGACCCGCCGCGACAAATACAACGCGGTCGTGAAGCAGATCCAGGAGGCCAACCAGCGCGGCCAGCCGGTGCTGGTCGGCACCGTGACGGTCGAGCAGTCCGAGGTGCTCAGCCGCATGCTCAAGCGGGCCGGCGTCATCCACACCGTGCTCAACGCCAAGTTCCACCAGCAGGAGGCCGAGATTGTCTCCCGCGCCGGCCAGCGCGGCTCCGTGACCATCGCCACCAACATGGCGGGTCGCGGCACGGACATCAAACTCGGCGAGGGTGTGCGCGAACTCGGCGGCCTCTTCGTTGTCGGCACCGAGCGCCATGAATCCCGCCGCATCGACCGCCAGCTGCGCGGCCGCTGCTCGCGTCAGGGCGACCCGGGCCAGACCAAGTTCTTCCTGTCCCTGGAGGACGACCTCATGCGCCTCTTCCTCCAGGGCAACCTGGCGTCCAAGATCATGGAAGGTTCGATGAAGGAGGGCGAGGAGCTGGAGCACAAATGGCTCAATTACTCGATCGAGTCGGCCCAGAAGAAGGTCGAGCAGCAGAACTTCGCCATCCGCAAGCGCCTCTTGCAATACGACGACGTGCTGAACAAGCAGCGCGAGGTCATCTACGGCATCCGCAACGGTGCACTGCACAGCGAGCGGCCCAAGGACATCATCTTCGAGATGATCGAGGAAGAGATCGCGAACCGCCTCGAGACCGCCAATTACAACGGCAAGGGCGCCGCCTCTTCCGACCTCGAGGCCCTCGTTGGCTGGCTGAACTCCCACTTCCCGATCAGCGCCAAGGTCGAGGAACTCAAGGGCGACGCCGAATCGCTCCTCAAGGCGATCGTCGAGCGCATCCGTGGGGCTTACGCCCTCAAGGAGTCGGTCGAGGACCAGCAGGCGCTCGGCGGCCTTGAGCGCTACATCGTGATCAACGCCATCGACCATCATTGGCAGGAGCACCTGACCGAGATGGAGGAGCTGCGCCGCTCGATCGGCCTGCGTTCCTATGGCCAGAAGGATCCTCTCTCCGAATACAAGGGCGAGGCCTTCCGCTTTTTCGAGGAGCTGATGAACAACGTGCGGCTCCAGATCTGCACGAGTCTCTTCCGCTCCGCGACCAACCGCGACGCCTTCGAAAACCTCTTCGCCATCCTCTCGCGTTCCGCCCGCATGCAGGGTCCGGCCGCCGCCCCCACCGCGCTCAGCGCCGCCGCCCAGGCCACGGCTCCCGCCGGTGAGGCCCCGTCTGCCGCCTCCGCGCCGGCCGAGCAGGAGATCAAGCTGCCCGCTGTCACGATCCGCCGCGAGACCCCCAAGGTCGGCCGCAACGACCCGTGCCCCTGCGGCTCCGGCAAAAAGTTCAAGAACTGCCACGGGGTCTGA